A genomic region of Pyrus communis chromosome 14, drPyrComm1.1, whole genome shotgun sequence contains the following coding sequences:
- the LOC137715800 gene encoding NPL4-like protein 2, with protein MMLRVRSRDGLERVTVENPQRTTVSELKSLIQTQLRIPFQNQTISTNQNLLLAKTQEEIARFIDMANPNTSLTALNLAHGSIVYLAYDGERTVAGPAFHPAGSFGRKMTMDDLIAKQMKVTRQENPHCELVSFDRDCANAFQHYVNDTLAFAAKRGGFMYGTVSEEGKVEVDFIYEPPQQGTEENLVFYRDPEEEKAVEAIAMGLGMRRVGYIFTQSVSQDKKDYTLSNREVLQAAEFHAESGLKEWVTAMVKLEVNEDGGADVHFEAFQMSDICIRLFKEGWFETEIGEGDDPKLSKMKKDVVLGVKDTKEVDNDFFLVVVKIFDHQGPLSSSFPIENRNTPVTLKALKTHLDRAKNLPLVKRISDFHLLLSLARFLDVANDVPALAVCVHKQSPIPEGYRLLIETMANTC; from the exons ATGATGCTCCGAGTTCGCAGCAGAGACGGGCTCGAAAGAGTCACGGTGGAGAACCCACAGCGCACCACCGTCTCTGAACTCAAATCCTTGATACAAACCCAGCTCCGAATCCCTTTCCAGAACCAGACCATCTCCACCAATCAGAATCTCCTTTTGGCCAAAACCCAGGAAGAAATCGCTCGATTCATCGATATGGCGAATCCCAATACGTCTCTGACGGCGCTGAATCTCGCACATGGGTCGATTGTTTACTTGGCTTACGACGGCGAGCGCACCGTCGCCGGGCCGGCTTTCCACCCGGCGGGCTCTTTCGGGAGGAAGATGACTATGGATGATTTGATCGCCAAGCAGATGAAGGTCACGCGCCAGGAGAACCCGCACTGTGAACTGGTGTCGTTCGATCGGGATTGCGCTAATGCGTTCCAGCATTATGTGAATGATACGCTGGCTTTCGCGGCTAAGCGGGGAGGATTTATGTACGGGACGGTGTCGGAGGAGGGGAAGGTGGAGGTGGATTTCATCTACGAGCCTCCGCAGCAGGGAACGGAGGAGAATTTGGTGTTTTACAGAGACCCGGAGGAGGAAAAGGCGGTGGAGGCTATAGCAATGGGGTTGGGGATGAGACGGGTTGGGTATATCTTCACCCAGTCAGTGAGCCAGGACAAAAAGGATTATACTTTGTCGAATAGGGAGGTGCTTCAGGCGGCGGAGTTCCACGCAGAGAGCGGCTTGAAGGAGTGGGTGACCGCCATGGTTAAGTTGGAGGTGAATGAGGATGGTGGTGCTGATGTGCATTTCGAAGCTTTTCAGATGAGCGATATCTGTATTAGATTGTTTAAGGAAGGGTGGTTCGAGACCGAGATTGGAGAGGGTGATGATCCCAAAttgtccaagatgaagaaggatgttgTCCTTGGAGTGAAGGATACTAAGGAGGTGGACAATGATTTTTTCTTGGTGGTAGTAAAAATCTTCGATCACCAG GGACCACTTTCATCATCTTTTCCTATTGAGAATCGTAACACCCCAGTGACGTTGAAGGCTCTGAAAACTCATCTGGATCGTGCTAAGAATCTTCCACTTGTGAAGAGAATTTCGGATTTCCATTTGCTGCTCTCACTCGCCAGGTTTCTAGACGTTGCTAATGATGTTCCTGCTTTGGCAGTGTGTGTCCATAAGCAATCACCCATACCAGAAGGCTACCGGTTACTGATCGAGACTATGGCCAATACTTGTTAG
- the LOC137714804 gene encoding peroxidase 3-like, with protein sequence MKVNILLLICVVSGILVACEGGQLRKCFYEKTCPSAENIVRDVTWNHVSSNPRLPAKLLRMHFHDCFVRGCDGSILLNSTANNTAEKAAVPNLTLSGFDVIDDIKEILEQKCPGVVSCADILALAARDSVSFQYNKTMWEVLTGRRDGTISRVREALINIPAPIFNFTQLKQSFASKNLTVHDLVVLSGGHTIGVGGCPTFSNRLYNFTGKGDQDPSLDATYAAFLKTKCRSLNDTTTFVEMDPGSARNFDSSYYTVVKQRKGLFQSDVALLTNKGASNIVTELEDRNKFFTEFAQSMKRMGAVEVLTGTSGQIRKKCWAVNSS encoded by the exons ATGAAGGTTAATATTCTCTTACTCATCTGTGTAGTTTCCGGCATTCTCGTGGCCTGCGAAGGAGGCCAGCTGAGGAAGTGTTTCTACGAAAAGACCTGTCCTTCGGCCGAGAATATTGTCAGAGATGTCACCTGGAACCATGTCTCTAGTAATCCCAGATTGCCTGCAAAGCTATTGAGAATGCATTTCCACGACTGTTTTGTCAGG GGTTGTGATGGCTCAATTTTGTTAAATTCAACAGCAAACAACACGGCAGAGAAGGCAGCAGTTCCAAACTTAACCTTGTCAGGTTTCGATGTCATCGACGATATCAAAGAAATTCTAGAGCAGAAGTGTCCAGGAGTAGTCTCTTGTGCTGACATCTTGGCTTTGGCTGCTAGGGACTCCGTTTCGTTCCAA TACAATAAAACAATGTGGGAAGTGCTCACGGGGAGAAGAGACGGCACAATTTCTCGAGTTAGGGAGGCCTTGATTAACATTCCGGCACCTATCTTCAATTTCACCCAACTCAAACAGAGTTTTGCCAGCAAGAATCTTACCGTGCATGACCTTGTGGTTTTATCAG GTGGACACACAATTGGAGTAGGCGGCTGCCCAACCTTCAGCAACAGGCTCTACAACTTCACCGGAAAGGGTGATCAGGACCCTTCTTTGGATGCAACCTATGCTGCATTCCTAAAGACCAAATGCCGAAGCCTCAACGACACTACAACATTCGTGGAAATGGATCCCGGGAGCGCTCGAAACTTTGACAGCAGCTACTACACCGTCGTCAAGCAGCGCAAGGGTCTCTTCCAATCTGATGTAGCCCTTTTAACAAACAAGGGTGCCAGCAATATCGTCACAGAATTGGAGGACCGTAACAAGTTCTTCACGGAGTTTGCACAGTCAATGAAAAGGATGGGAGCCGTTGAGGTCCTTACAGGCACGTCCGGCCAGATCAGGAAGAAATGTTGGGCTGTGAATTCCAGTTAA